A genomic stretch from Tamandua tetradactyla isolate mTamTet1 chromosome 15, mTamTet1.pri, whole genome shotgun sequence includes:
- the PARP3 gene encoding protein mono-ADP-ribosyltransferase PARP3, translating to MAPKRRTPVQSAGPQKKKGRLGAEEEDSFHSTAEALKSAPAEKRVIRVDPACPLSHSPGTQVHEDYDCTLNQTNIGNNNNKFYIIQLLEDGGHFTCWNRWGRVGEVGQSKLSHFVSLEDAKKDFEKKFRDKTKNSWAERDHFVAHPGKYTLIEVQGEDEAQEATVKVDGGPVKTVAQRVLPCSLDPATQKLITNIFSKDMFKDAMAIMNLDVKKMPLGKLSKQQIARGFQALEALEEALKAPATHSRSLEELSSHFYTVIPHNFGRSRPPPISSPELLRAKKDMLLVLADIELAQTLQAAPEEERKVEEVPHPLDRDYQLLKCQLQLLDSGAPEYKVIQTYLEQTGSNYRCPRLQQIWKVNREGEGDRFQAHSKLGNRRLLWHGTNVAVVAAILTSGLRIMPHSGGRVGKGIYFASENSKSAGYVTGMSCGAHQIGYMFLSEVALGREHHITIDEPSLRQPPPGFDSVIARGHTEPDPTQDTELELDGQQVAVPQGRPVPCPEFSNSCFSQSEYLIYHESQCCLRFLLEIQL from the exons ATGGCTCCAAAGCGCAGGACTCCAGTGCAGAGTGCGGGCCCCCAGAAGAAGAAGGGGCGGCTGGGGGCAGAGGAGGAAGACAGCTTCCACTCCACCGCCGAGGCCCTCAAGTCCGCACCTGCCGAGAAGCGCGTAATCCGTGTGGACCCCGCATGCCCTCTCAGCCACAGCCCTGGCACCCAG GTGCACGAGGACTACGACTGCACCCTGAACCAAACCAACATTGGCAATAACAACAACAAGTTCTACATCATCCAGCTGCTGGAAGACGGTGGCCACTTCACCTGCTGGAACCGCTGGGGCCGCGTG GGAGAGGTGGGCCAGTCAAAGCTCAGCCACTTTGTGTCACTGGAGGATGCAAAGAAAGACTTTGAGAAGAAGTTTCGGGACAAGACCAAGAACAGCTGGGCTGAGCGGGACCACTTCGTAGCCCACCCCGGCAAATATACACTTATCGAGGTGCAGGGAGAGGACGAGGCCCAGGAAGCCACAGTGAAG GTGGACGGAGGCCCAGTGAAGACCGTGGCTCAGCGGGTGCTGCCCTGCTCCCTGGACCCAGCCACACAGAAGCTCATCACCAACATCTTCAGCAAGGACATGTTCAAGGATGCCATGGCCATCATGAACCTGG ATGTGAAGAagatgcccctgggaaagctgagCAAGCAGCAGATTGCACGGGGCTTCCAGGCTCTGGAGGCCCTGGAGGAGGCCTTGAAAGCCCCTGCCACACACAGCCGCAGCCTGGAGGAGCTGTCCTCCCACTTCTACACAGTCATCCCCCACAACTTCGGCCGCAGCCGGCCCCCACCGATCTCCTCCCCTGAGCTTCTGCGGGCCAAGAAAGACATGCTGCTG GTGCTGGCGGACATCGAGCTGGCCCAGACCCTGCAGGCAGCCCCCGAGGAGGAGAGAAAGGTGGAGGAGGTGCCCCACCCACTTGACCGAGACTACCAGCTCCTCAAGTGCCAGCTCCAGCTGCTGGACTCGGGGGCACCCGAGTACAAG GTGATACAGACCTACTTAGAACAGACCGGCAGCAACTACAGGTGCCCACGCCTTCAACAGATTTGGAAAGTGAACCGAGAAGGGGAG GGAGACAGGTTCCAGGCCCACTCCAAGCTGGGTAATCGGCGGCTGCTGTGGCATGGCACCAACGTGGCTGTGGTGGCCGCCATCCTCACCAGTGGGCTCCGTATCATGCCACACTCTGGTGGCCGCGTCGGCAAGGGCATCTACTTTGCCTCGGAGAACAGCAAGTCCGCCGGCTACG TTACTGGAATGTCCTGCGGAGCCCACCAGATTGGCTACATGTTCCTGAGTGAGGTAGCACTGGGCCGAGAGCACCACATCACTATTGATGAGCCCAGCTTGAGGCAGCCTCCCCCTGGATTTGACAGTGTCATCGCCCGAGGTCACACAGAGCCTG ATCCAACTCAGGACACGGAGCTGGAGCTAGATGGACAGCAAGTAGCAGTGCCCCAGGGCCGGCCTGTACCTTGCCCTGAATTCAGCAACTCCTGCTTCTCCCAGAGCGAGTACCTCATCTACCATGAGAGCCAGTGCTGCCTGCGCTTCTTGCTGGAGATTCAGCTCTGA